The region TATAAATTGAAAAGAGTATTAGGTCTATATACTAATGGCGTTAAAAAACTAATTTAGTCTTCTTGTATTACGAAGTGCAAATCTTGTATTTTAGTATACCAACCAGAGTCAAACAATTTATTAACTTTTGATAGCTTGACTAAGTATGAATTACTGTAGGCACAAATGTTATTTGTTTCCAAATGACCCTTGATAAGTATAATTGTTAACTTTAATGATGACAAAGTTTCTATTGACTTATTATAGTATCATAATTTTCGAAATCAATTTTGATTTACAACCAAATTGTAATCTTTCTGTTATAGCACATGCACGTGCTTGCATGAAGCTGAATTTGCAATATTGATCGGATATTTAGATATAATTGACTGCAATATTTCAATCGTAACGTAAGAACATACTCCATATTATATTATTCTTTCGACAAATatggatgatatatatatatatatatatatatatatatatatatatatatatatatatatatatatatatatatatatatatagtctttgACAGAAAAGGAAGAAACATTTTAAAGACGAATGGTACCCTGTATTATTACTATCTACAGTATATAAGTATTGAGCTTAAGTTTGCATTGGTAGTGCAAAAATATCTACATAATCAAATCATTTATTAGATAATCACAGGTACATATCTCTTGATAAACGTCAATtgataatttgaaaaaatgGTAACTAATTTGCTATATCACATGTTAAAATTCATTGATATATAGTGTAAAAGCATCTTTACAGTGTCATTGTGTATATGTAATCTTTACAGCAAGCATTGATTGATAACCAAATTAAAATGGTAACTAACCTGCTATAATAGATTAAACATTGatagtataaaatattttaagctagtagtatatataacttaaacttaTATCTTAAATGCATAAGCACAATGAGCTGGCCAAGGTAGCTAATCCACttttttatactttttaaaTCTATTTTTTCAGAAACTCCAAAACAATAACCAACAATAACCCATTAATTTACTAGTTCCTCTACCATCACCTAATCATCTTGCCATTGTCTATAACTTCTTACCAATTCCCAAACAAACCAAAGATAAAGATAAAGATTCATCTTTATTATACCTCTATACCAAAAAGCTaccttctcttttctctctctctgcaaagcaaaaacaaaagatTATGGAAATGATCAACAAATTAGAAAATCACCATGATGATCAATACATTTTTCGATCAAAGCTTCCTGATATTTACGTCCCAAATCATCTCCCTCTTCACAAATATTGCTTTGAAAACATCTCCCAATTCAGTTCACGCACTTGCTTGATAGATAGTGCCACGGGTGCAACGTACACCTATGCGAACGTTGAACTCACCGCCAAAAGAATTGCCCTCGGGCTCCACAAACTCGGAATTGATCAAAGACAAGTCATCATGCTCTTGCTCCCGAATTCACCTGAATTCGTATTCGCTTTCCTCGGAGCATCTTTCCGAGGCGCGATAACCACGACTGCAAACCCATTCTATACTCCGTCCGAGATCACGAAGCAAGCAAAGTCATCGAACGCGAAGCTCATCATAACGCAATCTCGTTATGTCGACAAAATCAAGTGTTACGCTGAGGAAAATGGGGTGAAAATTGTGTGTGCGGATGATGCACCACCCCCCGAGGGTTGCCTTAGTTTCACCGAGTTATTAATTACTCAATCGGATTACGATACATTTTTatctgatagtgtaaaaattctTCCAGATGACGTAGCAGCGTTGCCTTATTCGTCTGGCACGACGGGGTTGCCGAAAGGTGTGATGCTAACACATAAAGGGCTTGTAACAAGTGTGGCACAACAAGTTGATGGTGAAAACCCTAATCTTTATTTCCATAGTGAGGATGTGATCATGTGTGTGTTGCCATTGTTTCATATTTATTCTCTCAATTCTATTTTGCTTTGTGGCCTAAGAGTTGGGGCAACTATTTTGATAATGCAAAAGTTTGAGATAAAGGGATTAATGGAGTTAGTGGAGAAGTATAAGGTGACAATTGCACCATTTGTGCCACCTATAGTTTTGGCCATTGCAAAAAGTCCATTGGTGGATGAATATGATTTGTCATCAATAAGGATGATTATGTCAGGGGCAGCACCAATGGGGAAAGAGCTTGAAGATACTGTTAGAGCTAAATTGCCGAATGCAATACTAGGACAGGTATAATACTACAAATTTATCCTCTTGCATTGTTTTTTATTTGTAGTATTTTAtagaaattttaatttctatttgcgCTATGAGTGTTATAGAAGAATTTTTTCTCTCAACGATGTGGCCGGCCTAGTAATGGGATGACCAAAAAGTATT is a window of Lycium ferocissimum isolate CSIRO_LF1 chromosome 12, AGI_CSIRO_Lferr_CH_V1, whole genome shotgun sequence DNA encoding:
- the LOC132040629 gene encoding 4-coumarate--CoA ligase 2-like, translated to MEMINKLENHHDDQYIFRSKLPDIYVPNHLPLHKYCFENISQFSSRTCLIDSATGATYTYANVELTAKRIALGLHKLGIDQRQVIMLLLPNSPEFVFAFLGASFRGAITTTANPFYTPSEITKQAKSSNAKLIITQSRYVDKIKCYAEENGVKIVCADDAPPPEGCLSFTELLITQSDYDTFLSDSVKILPDDVAALPYSSGTTGLPKGVMLTHKGLVTSVAQQVDGENPNLYFHSEDVIMCVLPLFHIYSLNSILLCGLRVGATILIMQKFEIKGLMELVEKYKVTIAPFVPPIVLAIAKSPLVDEYDLSSIRMIMSGAAPMGKELEDTVRAKLPNAILGQGYGMTEAGPVLSMCLAFAKQPFQVKSGSCGTVVRNAEMKIVDTNTGAFLPRNHAGEICIRGDQIMKGYLNNPKATEETIDKEGWLHTGDVGYIDEDDQVFIVDRLKELIKYKGYQVAPAELEDMLISNANIADAAVVPMKDEVAGEVPVAFVVRANGSNISEEEIKKYVSEQVIFYKRINQVFFTEAIPKAPSGKILRKDLRAKLAAGSLASN